A single Arcanobacterium canis DNA region contains:
- a CDS encoding GDSL-type esterase/lipase family protein: protein MAKRVFFIGDELVTGQGDARALGWIGRVLARTEAEPPILPITLAFPSDTTASLSERWTGEVLPRMGRDDEHYMVIALGSHDIDAGVTTARSRLHLANILDATSRYSLTPLVVGPPPRLDLPERVQVELTRAFREVCERRNVPFVDCYTPLKAHEQWLTDMSTSHMYTPHQAGYALIAWLVTHRGWHRWLGVKEA from the coding sequence ATGGCGAAAAGGGTATTCTTCATCGGCGACGAGCTGGTCACCGGCCAGGGAGACGCCCGCGCGTTGGGCTGGATCGGGCGCGTCCTGGCACGCACAGAAGCCGAGCCACCCATACTGCCTATCACACTCGCCTTCCCGTCAGACACCACCGCATCACTCTCAGAACGATGGACTGGAGAAGTTCTTCCACGAATGGGACGCGACGACGAGCACTATATGGTGATCGCGTTAGGCTCACACGATATCGACGCCGGAGTGACCACGGCACGCTCTCGACTTCATCTTGCTAATATCCTGGACGCAACGAGCCGATATTCGCTGACACCTCTCGTCGTCGGCCCACCTCCGCGTCTAGATCTTCCCGAACGTGTCCAAGTGGAGCTCACCAGAGCTTTTCGGGAAGTGTGCGAGCGGCGCAATGTCCCGTTTGTTGACTGCTACACCCCGTTGAAAGCCCATGAACAGTGGCTCACGGATATGTCAACCTCCCATATGTACACTCCACACCAGGCTGGATACGCGCTGATTGCATGGCTCGTCACGCACCGAGGCTGGCACCGTTGGCTCGGCGTCAAAGAAGCCTGA
- the argS gene encoding arginine--tRNA ligase, whose product MNPEELSAFIRECLAGAIADGEINLEVSQLPDIKVERPRSREHGDWATNVALQLAKKAGMNPRAFAEILVGRLGKSEAIAKVEIAGPGFLNITLNAAAAGSLALSILDAGKEYGRSDALAGQTVNLEFVSANPTGPIHIGGARWAAVGDSLARILQANGANVVREYYFNDHGAQIDRFSKSLLARARGQEAPEDGYGGQYISDIANAVLSQFTNDSGAQVLSDGDGNAQEFFREHGVNMMFDSIKEELAAFRVNFDVYFHEDTLHKSGAVSKAIDTLRQKGKIYEEDGATWVRTTDFGDDKDRVVIKSDGEAAYFAGDVAYYLDKRERGADKVIIMLGADHHGYIGRMYAMARAFGDTAGVGENLEILIGQLVNLVKDGQPVRMSKRAGTVVVLDDLVEAAGVDAARYSLVRSAMDTALVIDLGLIASRTNDNPVYYVQYAHARTVSVDKNAAEHGVERTDFHPELLDTPADSQLLAKLAQYPEVIAQSAQLREPHRVARYLEELAGAYHGWYGNSRVTPRADEEVTDTHRARLFLNDATGQVLRNGLHLLGVAAPEKM is encoded by the coding sequence ATGAACCCAGAAGAACTCTCTGCATTTATCCGCGAGTGTCTCGCCGGCGCAATTGCTGATGGCGAGATCAATCTCGAAGTCTCTCAGCTCCCTGATATTAAAGTGGAGCGTCCGCGCTCGCGCGAGCACGGTGATTGGGCAACGAATGTTGCTCTTCAGCTGGCCAAGAAAGCGGGAATGAACCCGCGTGCATTTGCAGAAATTCTGGTGGGGCGTCTGGGGAAGTCAGAGGCGATTGCGAAAGTTGAGATCGCTGGTCCAGGCTTTTTGAATATCACGCTCAACGCTGCTGCCGCTGGCTCCCTTGCTCTGTCGATTCTGGACGCGGGCAAGGAATACGGACGCAGTGATGCGCTCGCTGGGCAGACGGTGAATCTCGAATTCGTCTCAGCTAACCCCACTGGCCCAATCCACATTGGTGGAGCTCGTTGGGCTGCGGTAGGCGATTCGCTCGCACGCATTCTCCAGGCTAACGGTGCAAACGTGGTTCGTGAATACTACTTCAATGATCACGGAGCTCAGATTGATCGTTTCTCGAAGTCGCTCCTTGCGCGCGCTCGCGGTCAGGAGGCACCGGAAGACGGCTACGGCGGACAGTACATTTCAGATATCGCAAATGCTGTGCTTTCCCAGTTCACAAACGACTCTGGAGCACAAGTTCTATCTGATGGAGACGGTAATGCTCAGGAGTTTTTCCGTGAGCATGGTGTGAACATGATGTTCGATTCAATCAAGGAAGAACTCGCAGCCTTCCGTGTGAATTTCGATGTCTACTTCCACGAGGACACTCTCCACAAGTCTGGTGCGGTGTCAAAGGCAATCGACACCCTTCGTCAAAAGGGCAAGATTTACGAAGAGGACGGTGCCACCTGGGTTCGCACCACTGATTTTGGCGATGACAAAGATCGTGTTGTCATCAAGTCTGACGGTGAAGCTGCCTACTTTGCAGGTGACGTCGCCTACTACCTTGATAAACGTGAACGCGGCGCTGACAAGGTGATCATCATGCTTGGTGCAGATCACCACGGCTACATCGGTCGTATGTATGCAATGGCCCGCGCTTTCGGTGATACGGCAGGTGTGGGAGAGAACCTTGAGATCCTGATTGGTCAGCTAGTGAATCTGGTTAAGGACGGTCAGCCAGTGCGCATGTCAAAGCGTGCCGGCACCGTCGTCGTTCTCGATGATCTGGTGGAGGCTGCTGGCGTCGATGCAGCTCGTTATTCGCTTGTGCGCTCAGCGATGGACACTGCTCTTGTCATTGACTTGGGGCTCATTGCTTCGCGGACAAACGACAACCCTGTCTATTACGTTCAGTACGCGCACGCACGCACTGTCTCTGTTGACAAAAATGCTGCTGAACACGGGGTTGAGCGCACAGACTTCCATCCTGAGTTGCTTGATACGCCTGCTGATTCACAGCTGTTGGCAAAGCTTGCTCAGTACCCGGAAGTTATTGCTCAGTCGGCTCAGTTGCGTGAACCGCATCGTGTTGCGCGTTATCTTGAAGAGCTTGCAGGTGCTTACCACGGTTGGTATGGCAATTCCCGTGTCACCCCGCGTGCTGACGAAGAGGTGACCGATACGCATCGGGCACGTCTTTTCCTGAATGACGCTACAGGTCAGGTGTTGCGAAACGGCCTGCACTTGCTGGGCGTGGCTGCGCCGGAGAAAATGTGA
- the rsrA gene encoding mycothiol system anti-sigma-R factor, with translation MSLKTEVAKVIEALDCGCPEATSDCSCSELTDRLFELVDQEISEEDRHRLMHHVQNCAECANSVKMEVVIRKLVQRGCRQVAPNSLRERVIRLCHESANA, from the coding sequence ATGAGCCTGAAAACAGAAGTTGCCAAGGTGATCGAGGCGCTCGATTGCGGGTGTCCAGAAGCGACTAGCGATTGTTCGTGTTCGGAACTGACGGATCGCCTTTTTGAGCTAGTTGATCAAGAGATTTCTGAAGAAGATCGTCACAGGCTCATGCATCACGTCCAGAACTGTGCCGAGTGTGCAAATTCGGTGAAGATGGAAGTGGTGATCCGAAAGCTCGTTCAACGCGGATGTCGGCAAGTTGCTCCAAATTCGTTGCGTGAGCGGGTTATACGCTTGTGTCACGAATCGGCAAATGCGTAA
- a CDS encoding M23 family metallopeptidase has protein sequence MEERPALPSRKELRLARLAADRNVQLTKHTHATDVIDTDQQSHVQSQSHRRSFVHDLFPGLAIFSPLRRSLKGAALTTSAVFAISVMGGVLVSRVNTVAEASAGAQSVLNTVATHPVADTPKELQARAGAEEESRFHATEQMLAVAPGEMCKIGSGANSLASAFFKSNDAVIYPLAVGQYRLTSNYGGRFDPFTGESSFHLGQDFGAPTGTPVYAIADGVVIHAGAGIQGRSSNLIIVQHEIGGKKFTSWYVHMWDDGVLVKVGDKVKIGQQIAKVGSNGYSTGPHLHLEIHPGEGVETETTNPLTFLKEHQARDIASLCF, from the coding sequence GTGGAAGAACGCCCTGCGCTACCATCGCGCAAAGAGCTGCGTTTAGCTCGTCTTGCCGCCGATCGCAATGTGCAACTGACCAAACACACACACGCCACTGATGTGATTGATACTGATCAGCAGTCGCACGTGCAGTCTCAATCACATCGCCGTTCTTTTGTCCATGATCTTTTTCCGGGCCTGGCAATTTTTTCGCCATTGCGTCGTTCCCTCAAAGGGGCAGCACTGACCACCTCTGCGGTGTTCGCAATCTCTGTTATGGGGGGAGTACTTGTCTCACGCGTCAACACCGTGGCCGAAGCGAGCGCAGGAGCCCAGTCAGTTCTCAATACAGTTGCGACCCACCCGGTGGCCGACACTCCCAAAGAACTTCAAGCTCGCGCTGGGGCTGAAGAAGAGTCCCGTTTCCACGCAACTGAGCAAATGCTTGCTGTTGCACCGGGAGAGATGTGCAAAATTGGCAGTGGTGCCAATTCTTTGGCATCGGCCTTCTTTAAGTCGAACGATGCAGTTATCTACCCGCTCGCAGTGGGGCAGTACCGTTTAACTTCCAACTACGGTGGCCGTTTTGACCCATTCACTGGTGAAAGCTCATTCCACCTCGGGCAAGATTTCGGCGCTCCGACGGGTACTCCTGTCTATGCCATCGCTGACGGCGTGGTCATTCACGCTGGCGCTGGTATCCAGGGACGTTCATCGAATTTGATCATTGTGCAACATGAGATTGGTGGCAAAAAATTCACCTCCTGGTACGTACACATGTGGGATGACGGCGTGCTGGTCAAGGTTGGCGACAAAGTGAAGATCGGTCAGCAAATTGCCAAAGTTGGCTCAAATGGGTACTCCACTGGCCCCCATTTGCATCTGGAGATCCATCCGGGTGAAGGTGTTGAAACCGAAACTACGAATCCCTTGACGTTCCTTAAGGAACATCAGGCCCGAGATATAGCGAGTTTGTGTTTTTAA
- a CDS encoding glucosamine-6-phosphate deaminase: MQVGIFSTQEAAADYAAEHIIHVINSASDPVLGVATGSTPLALYERLRAAHAAGTFSLEGKQAIALDEYVGIADDHPERYRNVLRTELVGPEKTGLADELLFTPDSSSSDPVQAAAEYDAKIRELGGATIQILGIGADGHIAFNEPGGSLVSRTHVDVLTAQTRTDNARFFDNDLDKVPTESISQGLGTIMEAKEVILLAFGENKARAVKELVEGAVSAKWPATVLQMHAKVTVLVDEAAASQLELADFYTERWNARH, translated from the coding sequence ATGCAGGTTGGAATCTTCTCCACCCAAGAAGCTGCGGCAGATTACGCAGCTGAGCACATTATTCATGTCATTAACTCAGCTTCGGATCCAGTTCTCGGAGTCGCGACGGGTTCGACCCCGCTCGCGCTATACGAACGTTTACGTGCCGCACATGCTGCCGGTACGTTTAGCCTCGAGGGTAAGCAGGCAATTGCACTTGATGAGTATGTGGGCATCGCGGACGATCATCCTGAGCGTTACCGCAACGTCTTGCGTACTGAACTTGTGGGGCCAGAAAAAACCGGGCTTGCAGACGAACTCCTTTTCACCCCAGATTCCTCGTCTTCCGATCCAGTTCAGGCTGCAGCAGAATATGATGCAAAGATTCGCGAGCTTGGTGGTGCCACTATCCAAATTCTCGGAATCGGAGCCGACGGCCACATTGCATTCAACGAGCCTGGTGGCTCACTTGTGTCGCGCACTCACGTCGATGTATTGACCGCTCAAACGCGTACGGACAACGCTCGGTTCTTTGACAATGATCTTGACAAGGTTCCCACCGAGTCCATTTCCCAGGGTCTGGGCACAATTATGGAAGCGAAGGAAGTCATTCTCTTGGCTTTTGGTGAGAACAAGGCCCGTGCGGTCAAAGAACTTGTTGAGGGTGCTGTGAGTGCCAAGTGGCCCGCCACTGTTCTTCAAATGCACGCCAAGGTCACTGTTCTTGTGGACGAAGCGGCTGCTTCGCAGCTCGAACTGGCAGATTTCTACACGGAGCGTTGGAACGCGCGCCACTGA
- a CDS encoding anchored repeat ABC transporter, substrate-binding protein codes for MRHRSWTKAVKALAAMAAVGSLTACSSASTDARDDLVIVASTPIIADLVSHVAPDAHLETLIPQGADPHTYEPSMAALRDVARADIAFSNGLLLEAQALTHTIDSNLPSRARHVALGSESVKYGARQIPLVENATLATVWLGLRVDGQGGSQDYVTINATSATGPGTISAFTTGTFGEPRAWINSGDGIDPQKDTIKLPTNAHTHMSWGFSQQGLYTLSFESVLHSGKSQKTLGSTTLTFAVGVDPHKSGKTVISTGHQDITAHLGGGMTLYGDTPAGTGNRSISDVVISVPNSTTTTVPDNRWSFLGHPGQEAWILAQAVIGQHVHGEIDPHMWHDVRNAIAYVETIADELGHVDPSRATTYAQNAARYREKLENLDTWTREVLTSIPASHRVLVTAHDSFGYLAKAYGMTIAGFVAPNPSLEPSVQQLTNLTRTLEALPAPGVFVEPTSASHLKELVGIAQSTQKELCNIYSDTLTHDVPTYIDLVKHNVTSLKSCLDPASLPAWALTTQPNIPNPSTQTEKK; via the coding sequence ATGCGCCACCGGAGTTGGACCAAAGCTGTCAAGGCGCTTGCAGCGATGGCAGCCGTCGGTTCATTGACCGCGTGCTCCTCGGCATCCACAGATGCACGGGACGATCTCGTCATCGTCGCATCCACTCCAATCATTGCTGATCTGGTATCACATGTTGCACCTGATGCGCACCTGGAAACGCTCATCCCTCAAGGAGCTGACCCCCACACCTACGAACCGTCAATGGCTGCGCTTCGTGATGTTGCGCGCGCCGATATCGCATTCTCAAACGGTCTCCTCCTCGAAGCGCAAGCACTGACACACACCATCGATTCCAACCTCCCTTCCCGGGCACGCCATGTCGCACTCGGTTCGGAATCGGTAAAATATGGTGCTCGCCAAATTCCTCTGGTCGAGAACGCCACACTCGCCACCGTCTGGCTCGGTCTGAGAGTTGATGGCCAAGGCGGCAGTCAAGATTACGTCACGATTAATGCAACCTCAGCGACGGGGCCGGGAACAATTTCAGCATTCACCACCGGAACATTCGGTGAGCCACGCGCGTGGATTAACTCTGGCGACGGTATCGACCCACAAAAAGACACCATCAAGCTCCCTACCAATGCTCACACACACATGTCATGGGGGTTTTCTCAACAAGGTCTCTACACTCTCTCATTTGAGTCGGTCCTCCACTCAGGGAAGAGCCAAAAGACACTCGGATCGACAACACTCACCTTCGCCGTCGGAGTCGATCCACACAAAAGCGGAAAAACCGTGATCAGTACGGGCCACCAAGACATCACTGCACATCTGGGCGGCGGGATGACACTCTACGGCGATACTCCCGCAGGCACGGGAAATCGCAGCATCTCCGACGTCGTCATCTCCGTACCCAATTCAACCACGACAACAGTGCCTGATAACCGATGGAGCTTCCTCGGACACCCAGGACAAGAAGCCTGGATCCTCGCGCAAGCTGTCATTGGACAGCATGTACATGGCGAGATCGACCCACACATGTGGCATGACGTTCGTAACGCGATTGCCTATGTCGAAACGATCGCGGACGAACTTGGGCATGTTGATCCCTCACGCGCCACCACGTATGCGCAAAACGCAGCACGATACCGCGAGAAACTCGAAAACCTGGACACATGGACTCGCGAGGTCCTCACCTCGATTCCCGCCTCGCACCGAGTTCTCGTCACCGCACATGACTCCTTCGGATACTTAGCGAAAGCTTACGGCATGACCATTGCCGGGTTCGTTGCACCCAACCCTTCACTCGAACCGTCGGTCCAACAGCTGACAAATCTCACGCGCACCCTAGAAGCGCTCCCTGCACCAGGCGTTTTCGTTGAACCAACATCCGCCTCACATCTCAAAGAGCTGGTCGGAATTGCGCAGTCAACCCAAAAAGAACTGTGCAACATTTACTCCGACACCCTCACACATGACGTTCCCACGTACATTGACCTGGTGAAGCACAACGTCACATCCCTCAAATCGTGTCTCGATCCGGCCTCACTGCCTGCTTGGGCACTGACCACTCAGCCCAACATTCCTAACCCTTCAACACAGACGGAGAAAAAGTAA
- the adhP gene encoding alcohol dehydrogenase AdhP: MTTEIPTKFTAAVVDKFGDPLNVREVEMPEPGLNQALVKNIATGVCHTDLHAAQGDWPVRPEPPFIPGHEGVGRVVKLGPGEHSVKVGDLVGNAWLWSACGECDMCLSGWETLCRKAEYGGYTADGSFGEYMLVDTRFAARIPEGVDEIEVAPILCAGVTVYKGLKVTDTRPGQFVVISGIGGLGHIAVQYAKAMGLRVIAVDIADEKLELATKHGAEFCVNAAKEDPIAKIQEYTDGGAHGVLVTAVHPQAFGQAVGMVRNNGTVVFNGLPPGEFPANIFEIVLRGITIRGSLVGTRLDLAEAIDFYARGLIKPTVKETTLDHINDVFDEMKAGKIDGRMAIRY, from the coding sequence GTGACCACCGAAATCCCAACAAAGTTCACGGCTGCCGTGGTGGATAAGTTTGGCGATCCACTCAACGTCCGCGAAGTAGAAATGCCAGAACCCGGCCTCAACCAGGCTCTGGTGAAGAATATCGCTACCGGCGTTTGCCACACCGATCTTCACGCAGCTCAAGGTGACTGGCCAGTCCGCCCAGAGCCGCCATTCATCCCTGGACACGAAGGCGTTGGCCGCGTTGTCAAGCTCGGCCCAGGCGAGCACTCAGTCAAAGTCGGCGATCTCGTCGGCAACGCTTGGTTGTGGAGCGCTTGTGGTGAGTGCGACATGTGTCTCTCCGGCTGGGAGACCCTCTGCCGCAAGGCGGAATACGGCGGCTACACCGCTGACGGCTCGTTCGGCGAGTACATGCTTGTTGACACCCGCTTCGCCGCCCGTATCCCAGAAGGTGTGGACGAAATCGAAGTCGCTCCGATTCTGTGCGCTGGCGTTACCGTCTACAAGGGCCTGAAGGTCACAGACACCCGCCCAGGTCAGTTCGTTGTCATCTCCGGCATTGGTGGCCTCGGCCACATCGCAGTTCAGTACGCAAAGGCCATGGGCCTGCGTGTCATTGCTGTTGACATCGCTGACGAGAAGCTTGAGCTTGCCACCAAGCACGGTGCAGAGTTCTGCGTCAACGCAGCAAAGGAAGATCCCATTGCCAAGATCCAGGAGTACACCGACGGCGGCGCCCACGGCGTGCTCGTCACCGCAGTGCATCCACAGGCATTCGGCCAGGCAGTTGGCATGGTTCGCAACAATGGCACCGTGGTCTTCAACGGCCTTCCCCCGGGGGAGTTCCCGGCCAACATCTTCGAGATCGTGCTGCGCGGCATCACGATTCGCGGCTCGCTGGTCGGCACTCGCCTCGATCTCGCAGAAGCAATCGACTTCTACGCTCGCGGCTTGATTAAGCCCACAGTCAAGGAAACAACTCTTGACCACATCAATGACGTGTTCGATGAGATGAAGGCCGGCAAGATCGACGGCCGCATGGCGATCCGTTACTGA
- a CDS encoding GHMP family kinase ATP-binding protein, which yields MRLTSDYARVRVPGVITGFGPGLDAIGIAVDVWDEVSVTLTTGATRVTILGEGNRTLPRDHSHMVARALSLALESAGAPVAGFDLVCRNSIPRGVGLGDEAAEAIAGIALARELLEDPSALTDDIMLRLAADLVGSPSAVAAAIRGGATLAWVESSAVKLRDLQIVDQLPIVLMVPPSEGPVRADVGGVDSPLRAAMFVYALANEPALIAEATRGVNAKGVTTGESLLRALRNAGWPAVYTGGGPALVVFAKVAPAMGMSLAESGIKLIRTSVAPGVHPVSGK from the coding sequence ATGAGGCTCACCTCCGATTACGCGCGCGTTCGCGTGCCTGGTGTCATCACCGGTTTTGGCCCTGGCCTCGACGCGATCGGAATCGCGGTTGATGTGTGGGACGAAGTGTCGGTGACTTTGACCACCGGCGCGACACGGGTCACGATCTTGGGTGAAGGCAATCGAACTCTTCCGCGTGATCACTCTCATATGGTGGCACGTGCTCTCTCGCTTGCTCTTGAGAGTGCGGGAGCGCCGGTTGCGGGGTTTGATCTGGTGTGCCGCAATTCGATTCCGCGTGGAGTCGGGCTTGGGGACGAAGCGGCTGAGGCCATTGCTGGAATTGCATTGGCGCGTGAACTCTTGGAAGATCCCAGCGCTCTCACCGACGACATCATGTTGCGCCTGGCAGCAGACCTCGTCGGCTCCCCGTCGGCAGTAGCGGCAGCGATTCGTGGCGGAGCAACTCTTGCCTGGGTGGAGTCCTCCGCAGTCAAATTGCGTGACCTCCAGATTGTCGATCAACTGCCCATTGTGCTGATGGTTCCTCCGTCCGAGGGGCCAGTGCGTGCCGACGTTGGTGGAGTTGATTCTCCGCTCCGTGCAGCGATGTTCGTCTACGCATTGGCAAATGAACCGGCACTGATCGCTGAAGCAACGCGTGGTGTCAATGCAAAGGGGGTGACGACCGGAGAAAGTCTGCTGCGAGCTTTGCGTAACGCTGGTTGGCCGGCTGTGTACACGGGGGGTGGACCAGCACTGGTGGTTTTCGCCAAAGTTGCCCCTGCCATGGGGATGAGCTTGGCTGAATCGGGGATCAAACTGATTCGTACGTCGGTTGCACCTGGCGTTCACCCGGTGTCGGGTAAGTGA
- a CDS encoding N-acetylglucosamine-6-phosphate deacetylase, producing the protein MELIGKLLNPHGEIIGGGLELDNGRIVRVLPPADVKGWILPGLIDIHNHGGGGASFPDVESEEEVRTAIDAHRSKGTTAMIASLVSMIDPVPVLEKLVPFCESGELLGIHMEGPYISPHKVGAQNPAAVRGADLDELRRWLEVGKGHIKTMTIAPEAENAVAAARLLLDYGAKPSWGHTSATTEETEGAIALTTAYANDIGFPPPAQTATHLFNAMPSLLHRAPGPVRALTAAARKGDAVVELVADTVHVDPRLVADVVEFVGAKGEPSSTVFVTDAMSGAGMADGSYVLGSLAVTIADGVARLTDGGAIAGGTSRLVEQIQKMVRGQYLSLAKAVESCVAGPAYALHLDGSEKGVTLEFTPGDAVNLVVLDDDLEFVSAMREGVVVGGE; encoded by the coding sequence ATGGAACTGATTGGTAAGTTACTTAATCCGCATGGTGAGATCATTGGCGGAGGTCTTGAGCTTGACAATGGCCGTATCGTTCGCGTTCTTCCCCCTGCCGACGTCAAGGGGTGGATTCTTCCTGGCCTGATCGATATTCACAACCATGGCGGAGGAGGAGCCTCCTTCCCGGACGTAGAATCGGAAGAAGAAGTACGCACTGCCATCGACGCGCATCGCTCGAAGGGAACCACTGCGATGATCGCATCGCTCGTATCGATGATCGATCCGGTGCCAGTTCTCGAAAAGCTTGTTCCGTTCTGTGAATCTGGCGAATTGCTCGGTATTCATATGGAAGGGCCCTATATCTCGCCGCATAAAGTCGGGGCGCAGAATCCGGCTGCTGTTCGCGGCGCTGATCTTGATGAATTGCGTCGTTGGCTCGAAGTCGGCAAGGGACACATCAAGACGATGACGATCGCTCCCGAAGCGGAAAATGCTGTTGCTGCTGCGCGGCTATTGCTCGATTACGGAGCGAAGCCGTCGTGGGGACATACCTCCGCTACGACGGAGGAAACAGAAGGTGCGATTGCTCTGACCACTGCCTACGCCAACGACATTGGCTTCCCGCCTCCTGCACAGACAGCAACTCACCTCTTCAATGCAATGCCGTCGCTACTTCATCGAGCGCCTGGCCCGGTGCGCGCACTCACTGCCGCTGCTCGCAAGGGAGACGCCGTCGTCGAGCTTGTTGCTGATACGGTACACGTTGACCCTCGACTCGTTGCCGACGTCGTCGAATTCGTTGGGGCTAAAGGCGAACCGTCTTCAACAGTATTCGTCACTGATGCGATGTCTGGCGCAGGAATGGCTGATGGTTCGTATGTGCTGGGTTCCCTTGCCGTCACCATTGCCGACGGTGTGGCGCGTCTGACCGATGGAGGTGCTATCGCAGGTGGAACGTCACGTTTGGTTGAGCAAATTCAGAAGATGGTTCGTGGCCAGTACTTGTCGTTGGCAAAGGCCGTAGAATCGTGCGTGGCTGGTCCGGCCTATGCTCTCCATCTTGATGGAAGTGAGAAGGGCGTGACCTTGGAATTTACTCCCGGCGATGCGGTCAACCTCGTTGTTTTGGATGACGATCTTGAGTTCGTCAGTGCCATGCGTGAAGGTGTGGTTGTTGGCGGGGAATGA
- a CDS encoding sigma-70 family RNA polymerase sigma factor translates to MTIERAPQETSAERAARFEKDAIPYLNQLYGGAMRLTRNPHDAEDLVSETYAKAFSAFHQYQPGTNLKAWLFRILNNTFISHYRKAQRRPTEVENELEDWQEYRAESHMSTGMKSAEMEAYENLPNDEIRQAFEQLSQDRREAVYLADVEGFSYQEIADIMGTPIGTVMSRLSRGRKQLREILSSYAGELGYGQGKK, encoded by the coding sequence GTGACGATCGAAAGGGCTCCTCAGGAGACGAGCGCCGAGCGGGCCGCCCGGTTTGAGAAAGATGCGATTCCGTATCTCAATCAACTTTACGGCGGTGCGATGCGGCTTACTCGTAATCCTCACGACGCTGAAGATTTGGTGTCTGAAACGTACGCGAAGGCGTTTTCCGCCTTTCATCAGTACCAGCCAGGAACAAATCTGAAGGCGTGGCTGTTTCGTATCTTGAATAACACCTTCATCTCTCACTACCGCAAGGCGCAACGTCGTCCAACGGAAGTAGAGAATGAGCTGGAAGACTGGCAAGAGTATCGCGCCGAATCGCATATGTCGACAGGGATGAAATCTGCCGAGATGGAGGCGTATGAGAACCTTCCCAATGACGAAATCCGTCAGGCTTTCGAACAGCTCAGTCAGGATCGTCGTGAGGCGGTCTATCTCGCGGACGTCGAAGGGTTCTCCTACCAGGAGATCGCCGACATTATGGGAACCCCGATTGGGACCGTGATGTCTCGGCTTTCTCGTGGGCGCAAACAGTTGCGCGAGATCCTTTCGAGCTATGCGGGTGAACTGGGCTACGGACAGGGGAAGAAGTGA
- a CDS encoding glycerophosphodiester phosphodiesterase, with translation MRLWNIAERVVIAHRAGGAEAPENSPEAFARMHELGFRYMETDAHATKDGVVVLFHDPVLDRTTDGHGRIENKTWEELKGVRDHGGNPLMRLHEALSSYPDFVFNIDAKNNHAVKPLIRTIKDHDALSRVSLASFSESRLAFLRRRLKGATSSLGIAAIVSLWLASRAWWPWRRSMYVPGPGKGVEAVQVPALMHGIVVVDQRFVDEAHRRGFAVHVWTVNSAADMVSLLDLGVEGIITDVPSLAKRVIDLYPHDPQAAAQLVADE, from the coding sequence ATGCGCTTGTGGAATATCGCAGAGCGCGTCGTTATTGCGCATCGAGCTGGTGGTGCTGAGGCTCCTGAAAACTCTCCTGAGGCTTTTGCCCGGATGCACGAGCTTGGTTTTCGTTATATGGAAACCGATGCCCACGCGACGAAGGACGGCGTGGTGGTGCTTTTCCACGATCCTGTTCTTGACCGCACAACTGATGGACATGGCCGAATCGAAAACAAGACCTGGGAAGAACTCAAAGGTGTGCGCGACCATGGAGGTAACCCCCTCATGCGTTTGCACGAGGCACTGTCGTCATATCCAGATTTTGTGTTCAACATTGACGCAAAGAATAACCATGCGGTCAAACCTCTCATTCGAACAATCAAAGATCACGATGCTTTGTCGCGCGTGAGCCTGGCGTCGTTTTCTGAATCGCGGCTTGCGTTTCTTCGTCGGCGTCTCAAGGGCGCGACGTCGTCGCTCGGCATCGCTGCAATTGTGAGTCTCTGGCTTGCGTCACGCGCATGGTGGCCATGGCGACGTTCAATGTATGTTCCCGGCCCGGGTAAAGGGGTTGAGGCTGTTCAGGTTCCGGCGCTCATGCATGGGATCGTTGTGGTGGATCAACGTTTTGTTGACGAGGCGCATCGGCGTGGCTTTGCCGTCCATGTGTGGACTGTCAACTCTGCTGCCGATATGGTGTCGCTTCTGGATCTTGGCGTCGAAGGGATCATTACCGACGTGCCGAGCTTGGCTAAGCGAGTGATTGACCTCTACCCACACGATCCTCAGGCTGCGGCGCAACTGGTGGCTGACGAATAA
- a CDS encoding 50S ribosomal protein bL37 translates to MSTRGNKRRGRKKKKANHGKRPNA, encoded by the coding sequence ATGTCAACTCGTGGAAATAAGCGTCGTGGACGCAAGAAGAAGAAGGCGAACCACGGCAAGCGCCCCAACGCCTGA